The DNA segment CTGCTGCACGCTGTTGCTGAGGCGATACGTTGCATTGTAGCTCAGGCCGGTGGTCATCCAACTGAAGAGATTGGGATTGTAGCTGGCATTGAACGTCTGCGCGGTGCTGAGCAGCTCGCGCCTGCCCCAGGTGAAGCGCCGCAACCCCTCGATGAAGGTCATGGGAGCCACGAGCGCATTGAGCGAGTCCCGGCCGCGCAACGCCCTGGGCTTGACCAGATTGTTGAACGACAGCGAGTAGTCGGTGGTGAGGTTTTCGAAAATCTTCATCGACCCGCTGAAGCTGTGATTGACGCCGTAGTTCTGCGTGAGAATGCTGTCCCCGCGCGCGCTTTCACGGCCGTTGAGAGTGCGCCGTGTTTGATTCAACTGCACGCTGTTGTTGGCCTGCAGCCTGGCATCAAAACGCTGCGGCGTGTAATACATTTTGGTGGTGCGCAATTTGCCGAACAGCGGCGTCTTCCTGTCGATCCAGCCGAACGGCTGGATGAAATTGTCGCGGCCGAAATTCAGCCGGTAATCGAGATTGCCGGTGTAGACGGTGCGCTCGGAAAGGCGGGTCGTGTTGTTGGTGGCATCGCTGAAACTGTAGCTGTAACTGGCGCTCAAATTGTCGAGCGTGTTCTTGATGAGGAAATTGCGCGAGCGGCTGCGCCGGCTGATGGTAACGTTGATGCCGCGCTGGCTGGAATTGGCATCGATCGCCGCCAGGCTGTCGGCGCGAAAACGCTCGAGCAGGTCGGGGGTCAGGAGAATGTCACTGCCCGGGATGTATTTCGGCCGCGCCCGGCTTTCGGAATAACTCATGCTCACCGGCACGCTCAAGCCCAGGCTTTGCGGCAGAAATTTGTCGAGGGTGAGATTGCCGTTGAGCGAGAGGCGGCGGGTGTTGTCGCCGCTGCCGAAACGTGTGGCGACATTGTGAAAGTCGGCATCCTGGTTCTCGATCTCGAAATTGAGGTTGGCCACATCCGCCAGTTTGAGATCGACCCGGCCGCGCATGGCCATGCCCTTATCCTTCTGCACGCCGGACACGCGCAATTCGTCCATCCATACCTCCCCGGTAAAATCCTGGAAGGGATCGACGTTTTGCACGCCGGCCACCAGCAGCCGGATGTTGGTGAGCGAGGGATTGCCGCGCACGCGCCACTCCTGCCGCCGCCCGGGATTGGGGATGTAAACGAAATAGTCCGTCACCTTCAGCGAATCGGCGGGCAGGGCACGGATGCGCCTGATCTTGCCTGCGGCTTCGGCGGCGCGCAGCAGCAGGGAATCCTGCAGTTGGCGCTTGAAATCGGTCAAGGCGGGCAGGTAGATCGTCATTTCGTTGCGCCGGTCCCAGCGCGCGCTGTTTTGCCCGGAATTGGGGAAGGGATCGGGATAAACATCTGTGCGGAACTCATAAAAATTGCGCTCATCCGCGCCGAAACGCAGAAAGAACCGCACCGTCGAAGTGTCGGCATTCACGCGAATGTCCTTGCCGCCGTAAACGAACATTTTCAGGCTGTCGTAGTGCACGAAATTCAGGGCATGCAGTGTCTTTTGCGCCAGCGCAGTCTCTCCCGGCCGCAATGCCGTCAGCCGCAGCACCTGCGATTGTTCTTTCTCCCTGATCTTCTGAATCAGATTGGTCTCGCGTTCGACGCCGGGCGGAAAGGGATAGGTCGGGTTTTCCTCGGTGTTGGTGATCGTCACCTCCAGCCGGTCATCCTGTTTGAAGTTGCCCAGGGCCGTGCTCTCCGTGGTAATGCCGACTTCCTTCCACTCATTGCTCACCAGGCTGATTTCCGCCAACTGCAGGCGGGTGGGTTGCGTGATGCCGTCAATCCAGATGCGGGCGTATTCCACGCGCGCCAGGGAGGGATTGCCCACCTTTTGCGCGATGTCCGCCAGCGGAATGCGATAGAGCGTCCAGCCGCTCTTGCCACGGCCGGAAATGTATTTTTCGGATTGCTCCGAATGGTTCAAGTCGATGAGGTAGCTGAAATAGGCGTTCTCGCGGTCGAGCGTACCGTTGTTGTTGAGATCCTCGGTGTCGGGCCGCAGGCCGCCTTCGTCACTTAAATTGCCGCCCTTGCCATTGGCCTCGGTGCCGTTCAACGTGCCGGTGCCGATGAAGGAGATTTTGTTGGAGACCCAGTCATCCTTGCTGGCGGGCTCGCCCCAATCCTGCCGGCCATTGCGGTTGACATCCCAGAAGTCGGCGGGATCATTGCCCGCCATCATGTCCATACCAATGTCCTCGCCCTCATCGAGAATGTTGTTGATGATGCGACTGCGCACCAGGTCTTCGGAATTGAGCGAGTCATTGGGAATGACATCCTCCGAGATCAAGCCGAGATCGATATGCACGCGGCCGGTGTCGCCGTTGATCCAAATCTCCAGGAACTTTGCCTCGGTCTGATCGAAGTAGCCGGGGGAGAGCGCACGCAGGACGCCGGCCCATGATTTCTCCAGCTCGGAGACCGGCGTACCCTGGGGCGTGGTGGCCTGCCGGGGTATAAAGTCAAACACCAGCACCGGCAGGTTCTGCGGCGCACCGCCCAGACCGGCATTGGTCTCACGCGTGGTGTAGATGTCCGTGACCGGGATGCCCTGCAGCGGATTCCACCAAATGAAATCGCCGCGCCGCGCCAGCGCCTGACGCCGCCGCAACGTCAGGACATCGCCCTCCTCATAGCGGACGGCGGTGGCATCGTTGAGAACCTCCACGGGAATCGAGGCCTCGATCCAGGCCCGGCGCGACACGCTCAGCGGCGTGGTGCGCTTGGTGCCCTCGAAGTCATCGACATAGGCCACGCCCTCGGGGTCGCCGGTTTTCTTGTTGTTGAGCGCGTTGGGATTGGGGATGATCTGCGCCACCTCGCCCTCGAAGTTGAGCGTGCTCACCTCCTGCGTCGAAAGCAGCGGCAGGGCATCGAGCGCGCGGCTGAGAAAATTGGGGCGGAACTGCAGGCGGGTGTTGATATCCCACACCAGATTCTTCATCGGCCCGCGTTCCTCGCTGCCGCTCAGCCGCACCCGCTGTTCGAGCGTGCGCTCGCTCAGGTACAACAACGTGCCGCCCAGGAAGGAATCCTTGTTGAAACGGTATTCCGCGCGCGAGCCGAGAATCGACTTCTTCTCGAGCTGAAAAAGCTGGTTGTTTTGATAGGTGATTTCCAGTTGCGCGTCGGGCTTGTTGGCCTCGGGATTGGTGACCGTCAAGGTGCCGGAGAAATAGTCGATGATGTAGTCCTGATCGCGCACCAGCCGGGTGCCGCGCAACAACACTTCCTCGGAACCCTCGATGACGTTGAAACCGAGTTGATAGGTGGTGGAGCGGTTCTGCGATTTGACCTCGATGAAGAACTTGCTCAAACGCAACTGCTCGCTTTGCGACGAGGTGTCATACATCGCGGTGACCTGCTTCTCGACAGGCAGCAGGTTTTTCACGGTCTTGTACTGGCCGGTGGCACGATCGAACACGAACACCGCATCCGAGGCGTCGAATGGCCGCAGGAAGGGAAAAGTGAGCTCGCCCAGGCCGCGATTGACGACGAAACCATCGAGGTCGATTTGATTGTCGGGCCGCGGCTCGCCATTGACGTTGGTTTCATCCAGGCCGAAGATGTTCAAATAGGAGACCTGGGAGCCATCACTGCGGATCAGGGTCTCCTCCGGCGTGCCGGCGGAGCCGGGCTGGAAATACACGCGAATGTCCAACCCCTCTTCCGGAATGTTGCGGCTGCCGAGATCATAGACGTTTTTCCATTCCAGGTGCCAGGTATCGTCGAGATCGCGCGGTGCCGGCAGCGCGGTGCGTTCCCGCAGCAGCTTGAGCCGGATGTTTCCGGAGGCGTAATTGATGTCGCCGTGAATCTCGCCGTCATTGGTTTGATAGGCCACCGCCAGCGCCTCCCCCTCCTGCAGGCGCTGGGTCAGGCGAATGAAGCCCAGCGTCGGCTCCAGGCGGTAATCCTGATCGATGAGCAACCGCCGGAAGCTGCCGTCAACTTTCTCACGCTCATCCGGCACGCCGATGAGGTTGCCCTGGGCATCGAGCTGAATGTCGCGGTAGGCCGTGCCCTGAATATTTTTGGGATCATCGACGCGCCCGGTGACGTAGACTTCCAGCCGGCTGATTTGACGGCCGGGAGGCACCGCGACGTGCCGCCATTTGTCGGAGAAGTAGCGGAAATTTTCACGGTACTCGCGGCTCAGGAAAAAGTAGGTGTCGCGCACGTAGTTGATGTCGCGTACGGTGTAGTTTTTGGCCTGCGCGCCGCCGCTGGCGGTGAGCTTCTTGCTTTCGCCCTTCTCCTGGCTGGCTATGGCGGTGAGGAAGAGATTGCCGAGCTGCATTTCGGATTTGATGCCGAACAACCCGGCGCTGGTGCCGCCGAAGGTGACATAGCGCGTGCCCGGCAGGGACAACGCAATGTTGCCGGCCTCGACTTTCTTGAGAATGTCATCCTCGAAGCCGGTGTAGTTGAGCTTGATGTTGTTTTCGAAATCGAAGGCGCGCTCGCTGTCCTGATCGACGTTGACCGTCACTTTCTCACCGATGCGGCCGGTGACGGTGAAACGCTGCTTTTGCGACATCTTGAAACTGGTGTTGGAGCCGAGATTGTAGGCCGTGCGCTGCTCGCTGCGATCCTCCTTGCGAAAGCCACCGTCGATCTGAATGTCACCCTGCACGTTCAAGCCGACGCTGCTGCCACCAAAGATTTGTGCGAACGCCCGGCTCTTGATCGGCACCGGAATATCGATGTCCACGCCGCCGCGGCCGGTGCGTTGCTCGTGGCCGGTGGTCAGGCTTTTTGCCAGGGCGTTCTGCCACAACTTGTGCTGGTTATCCGACAGGCGCGCGCCATAGTAAACGGAGACAGGGGCTTTGTAAATCGGACGGATTGGCTGCTCAAACAGCTCTTCCCGGATGGTGATATACTGGCCGGTGGAATCGATGGCGACTTTGCGTTGCAGGGAGGCGGGTTGCCAGCGCAACCAGGTGTTGCGGCCATGCAACCGGGTCAGGCCGATGGCAACCGGTTCGTCGAACGGTGACACGCGCGGATCATAGCTGCGAATGTCGGGGAGCCACTGCTTCCAGACTGCCGGGCGCGTGCTGTCGGCTGGCGTCTGCGCCCAAACTTGGCCGGCGGCGGGACAAAAATAAAAAAAGACCAGAAAGCAACTGCAAAGCTGTGCCTTGGCCTGTTGTGCGATGCGCGACTCAAACGTCATAAGGATCGAATCTCTGGACTCTCAAGTTGATGTTCCGTAGCGATACGCTCGATAGCAGCCTCCATTTTTTGTTCCACGGGCGATTTCGAGTGTGCGAAAAGTAGTATTCCAGCCGTTGAGAAGCAAGGGAAAATATGATGCCAGCGCTGCCGCATCCCTCCCAACGCCACCATGGGTGCGCCAGTTCCGCCGGCTGGCACGGCCTCCGCAAAAAATAATGGCACAAAGTCACGTTGGGACCTCCACGCCCGTATCGGCATCCGTCAGAATGAAAATGAGCTTTCGTAATAGTGCCTTCAGGCACGGACCCTGAAGGGTTCACTACAAAACGTGGTAAATTCTACCGACCACCCCGAAGCTTGCATTTTGGGGTGGGGCGCAGCTATAAACAGTTCGCTCCGCTGGCGCTGTTTTTTGGCGTTGCGTTGAGATGAGAGAGATGACCGCCGGCAGTTCCGCCCGGGACGCCCTGTCATCGCAAGGCAGAGATTCAACCCTCAATGTCAAGATCAAATCCCCAAATCCGCCCACGAAAGCAGAAATCCCACCGAAAAAGCCATTTCGTGGGATTCCATTTTCCCGGGAGAGAAGCCGTGTGACGCCTTCGGCAAACTGGTACGACTTCACATTCGAAAAAAGTTTTGCTTGATTTCGAGCGGAATAACTGGCGGAGTTTGGTGCACACGCCATTTCTGCCAGGGAACAGCAAGCTAGCATGCCAAATTCAGGTAAAACGAGCCTCTCAACGTCAGCAACAAGCCACGAGAGGCACAAAGTCAACTTGGCGGATGATTTTTATGCGGCTGCCCGCGGAGCAAAATTCTATGGCAAAGCAGGCAGTGGTTGGTTATATTGCCGCCACGCCCGCGCCACCGGCCGGGCCGCTGCACCAGACTCAGGTGAATTGCTGGTGAACCATGCCCAGATTCATTCTTGCACGCTACATACTGCGCGAACACATCGGCCCGTTCTTCTTCGCCTTCTCGCTGATCACCCTGTTGTTCCTGCTCAATTTGCTCTTCCGCGAGTTGAGCCGCATCCTGAGCAAAGGCCTGCCCTGGCACGTGGTGCTGGAATTCTTCCTGTTGAATCTGGCCTGGATTGTCGCGCTCGCCGTGCCCATGGCCGTGCTCACCGCCACGCTGATGGCTTTCGGCCGCCTGGCTGCCGACAATGAGATCACCGCCATGGAGGCGAGCGGCATCAGCATTTACCGCATCATCGCGCCCGCCTTCCTCGCCGCCGGCGCACTGGCTGTATTCATGGTCTGGTTCAACAACAATGTGCTGCCGGATTTCAACCATCGCACACGCCTGCTGGGCAGCGACATCGCGCGCAAGCGGCCCGGCATCAGCATCGAGCCGGGCGTGTGGTATGACGGCATTCCCAACTATGGTCTGCTGGTGCAAGACCTGGAAGACAGCAGCGGGGTGACGCGCGCCCGCAATCTGCTCATCAACGATTACAGCAGCACCGATCTGAACCGCACCATTTCCGCGCGGCGCGGCCTGCTCGAACTCAGCGCCAGCCAGGGCGCGCTGGTGCTGACGCTGTTCGACGGCGAAATGCAGGAAATCGATCTCAAGAAATCCGAGGAATTCCGCCGCATCGCCTTTCCCAAACACATCATCAAGATTCCGGTGGATGACATGTTCCTCAGCCGCAGCGAATCGGCATACCGCGGCGACCGGGAAAAAAGCGCGGCACACATGCGCGCCGAAGTGCGGCAAAACCACCAGGAGATTGCCGGCTGCCGCGAGCAAATCAACACCATTTTGGCGGGAGGCCTGCCGGCCTCGCTGCGGCAATTATTGAATATCCCCGCCGATTCCAGTGCCGGAAACGCGCGCTGGGACAATTTCGCAGGTGTGCCTGACAGCGGC comes from the candidate division KSB1 bacterium genome and includes:
- the sprA gene encoding cell surface protein SprA, whose product is MTFESRIAQQAKAQLCSCFLVFFYFCPAAGQVWAQTPADSTRPAVWKQWLPDIRSYDPRVSPFDEPVAIGLTRLHGRNTWLRWQPASLQRKVAIDSTGQYITIREELFEQPIRPIYKAPVSVYYGARLSDNQHKLWQNALAKSLTTGHEQRTGRGGVDIDIPVPIKSRAFAQIFGGSSVGLNVQGDIQIDGGFRKEDRSEQRTAYNLGSNTSFKMSQKQRFTVTGRIGEKVTVNVDQDSERAFDFENNIKLNYTGFEDDILKKVEAGNIALSLPGTRYVTFGGTSAGLFGIKSEMQLGNLFLTAIASQEKGESKKLTASGGAQAKNYTVRDINYVRDTYFFLSREYRENFRYFSDKWRHVAVPPGRQISRLEVYVTGRVDDPKNIQGTAYRDIQLDAQGNLIGVPDEREKVDGSFRRLLIDQDYRLEPTLGFIRLTQRLQEGEALAVAYQTNDGEIHGDINYASGNIRLKLLRERTALPAPRDLDDTWHLEWKNVYDLGSRNIPEEGLDIRVYFQPGSAGTPEETLIRSDGSQVSYLNIFGLDETNVNGEPRPDNQIDLDGFVVNRGLGELTFPFLRPFDASDAVFVFDRATGQYKTVKNLLPVEKQVTAMYDTSSQSEQLRLSKFFIEVKSQNRSTTYQLGFNVIEGSEEVLLRGTRLVRDQDYIIDYFSGTLTVTNPEANKPDAQLEITYQNNQLFQLEKKSILGSRAEYRFNKDSFLGGTLLYLSERTLEQRVRLSGSEERGPMKNLVWDINTRLQFRPNFLSRALDALPLLSTQEVSTLNFEGEVAQIIPNPNALNNKKTGDPEGVAYVDDFEGTKRTTPLSVSRRAWIEASIPVEVLNDATAVRYEEGDVLTLRRRQALARRGDFIWWNPLQGIPVTDIYTTRETNAGLGGAPQNLPVLVFDFIPRQATTPQGTPVSELEKSWAGVLRALSPGYFDQTEAKFLEIWINGDTGRVHIDLGLISEDVIPNDSLNSEDLVRSRIINNILDEGEDIGMDMMAGNDPADFWDVNRNGRQDWGEPASKDDWVSNKISFIGTGTLNGTEANGKGGNLSDEGGLRPDTEDLNNNGTLDRENAYFSYLIDLNHSEQSEKYISGRGKSGWTLYRIPLADIAQKVGNPSLARVEYARIWIDGITQPTRLQLAEISLVSNEWKEVGITTESTALGNFKQDDRLEVTITNTEENPTYPFPPGVERETNLIQKIREKEQSQVLRLTALRPGETALAQKTLHALNFVHYDSLKMFVYGGKDIRVNADTSTVRFFLRFGADERNFYEFRTDVYPDPFPNSGQNSARWDRRNEMTIYLPALTDFKRQLQDSLLLRAAEAAGKIRRIRALPADSLKVTDYFVYIPNPGRRQEWRVRGNPSLTNIRLLVAGVQNVDPFQDFTGEVWMDELRVSGVQKDKGMAMRGRVDLKLADVANLNFEIENQDADFHNVATRFGSGDNTRRLSLNGNLTLDKFLPQSLGLSVPVSMSYSESRARPKYIPGSDILLTPDLLERFRADSLAAIDANSSQRGINVTISRRSRSRNFLIKNTLDNLSASYSYSFSDATNNTTRLSERTVYTGNLDYRLNFGRDNFIQPFGWIDRKTPLFGKLRTTKMYYTPQRFDARLQANNSVQLNQTRRTLNGRESARGDSILTQNYGVNHSFSGSMKIFENLTTDYSLSFNNLVKPRALRGRDSLNALVAPMTFIEGLRRFTWGRRELLSTAQTFNASYNPNLFSWMTTGLSYNATYRLSNSVQQRVGGLSTSVSRSISFNSSVRFSQLFQFAKRRAAPTPGGREDRSRSRARPGSRPEEESGKQPPGSKPEEQKGKGDTPHDADKPEKKRGGLPNPITGLMRWFADFKDVSVTYRKSENVSHNGLASDSIRVGYKFGFVLDPGPGQEGSLASIFRNYNRSENLSASSGFDLTRNVNIGLRFDYDRQRTITSQITGSSSLSWFKIGDGGGLPFPEWTLNVSGLEKLALFKSVASSVSMSTNFSGKKSQTWQNTPARRGITSEDFSISFRPLLRLSISWKNGMISSLTYNINNGYKPQYNINQSGPLSNLLTDEELMLYYFQSATFTNGSDLSITHNYSKRSGFRLPFPFLKNKELKNSVDLGITFNYKTSATTSQLAEGTGENKRKTEKIENSKTKLWSFRPDVRYSFSNRVQGGAHFEIGKNEDNRSGKVNFRELGININIAIRGN
- a CDS encoding LptF/LptG family permease is translated as MPRFILARYILREHIGPFFFAFSLITLLFLLNLLFRELSRILSKGLPWHVVLEFFLLNLAWIVALAVPMAVLTATLMAFGRLAADNEITAMEASGISIYRIIAPAFLAAGALAVFMVWFNNNVLPDFNHRTRLLGSDIARKRPGISIEPGVWYDGIPNYGLLVQDLEDSSGVTRARNLLINDYSSTDLNRTISARRGLLELSASQGALVLTLFDGEMQEIDLKKSEEFRRIAFPKHIIKIPVDDMFLSRSESAYRGDREKSAAHMRAEVRQNHQEIAGCREQINTILAGGLPASLRQLLNIPADSSAGNARWDNFAGVPDSGPHRSRVPTTAGPSLQGGLPPAGSSHKASLVEVLNHQRHLQTQINRQLMAIQQNQRRIKALSVEIQKKYSIPVACLVFVMIGAPLGTMARRGGMATAGGLSLLFFLIYWTFLVGGEDLAKRQIISPFMAMWSANLFVGACGLFLLIRSGTVRPSTDLSWVIKLLPRRPPTAGPNSAT